The following nucleotide sequence is from Pseudomonadota bacterium.
TCAAGAGAATCATGGATCCTGTCGTTATTGATATAATGAAGAAAATCAAGGCACTCTTAGATCCTAATAATATAATGAACCCAGGCAAGATTTGGGATTAGCAAAAGGGAGCTTAGAATATGGAAGATCTGAAAGAGCTTAAGAAAGTAGAAAAATATATAGATCAGTGTATGAAATGTGGCTTTTGTACCTTTTTTTGCCCCGTGTATCAGGAGGAACGGGTTGAAACATCAGTTGCGAGAGGGAAGAACTATCTCGCAAAACTCGCCCTTCGTGGAGAACAGCAGTTTACAGACGAACTGGGCAAAATCATAGGAAAATGCCTTCTCTGTAAGCGGTGTGTCGCAAACTGTCCTGCAAAGGCTCAGATTGACAGGGTTGTCGTGGGGGCAAGGGCCCAGATGGTAAAAAATAAAGGCCTGGGTTTTATAAAGAACCTTGTATTCCGGAAGGTTATGGCAAACAGAAAGGCTTTTGGAAATTATGTGAGGTTGGCCAGGGCATTTCAGTGGTTACTGCCAAAGACAGAGGGAACGATAAGGCACCTTCCTGATTTTTTGAAGGCCCTGGGACAGGGAAGAAACATACCTGAGATTGCAAAGGTGTTTTTGCGGGATATAGTGAAAGAGGTGAATAAACCTCAGGATGGGAAAGAGCCAAAGATGAGGGTCGGTTTTTTTATGGGGTGCGCTACAGATTTTGTGTATCCTGAATTGGGGCTCAAGGTCATAGATTTTCTTACAAAGAGGGGTATTGAGGTTATTGTCCCCAAGGGGCAGAGTTGTTGCGGTGCGGCTATCTATTTCAGCGGTGATTTTGAGACGGGGCGAATGCTTGCGGATGAAAACGTGAAGGCCTTTAAAGATGTTGATTATATAGTGACAGCATGTGCCACGTGTAGTTCTACACTTAAGGATTATCAAAAATACCTCCCGGATAATGAAGAGCAACAAAAGCGATACGAAGCGTTTGAGAAGAAGGTCAAGGATAGTACAGAATTTGTGATTGATGTTATGAAAATCCCGCCGGAAGAATTTGAATTGAAAAAAGAATTTGAAGGAAAGGTAGCTACATGGCATGACCCGTGCCATCTTGTGAGGTATCAGGATATCAAAGACCAGCCGAGGGCAATCCTTAAGGGCCTTAAGGGTCTGAAGTATGTGGAGATGCCAAATGCCGATTTGTGTTGCGGCATGGGTGGCTCCTTCAGCGTGTACCATTACGACATCACAAAGAAGATAGCAGGAAAGAAAATGGATGGTATCAAGGCCACTGGTGCGGATATTGTTGTTACAGCATGCCCTGGTTGTATGATAAACCTTATCGACAATGTTTTACAGAACAAGATGCCACAAAAGGTTTACCATCTTCTGGAACTTGTTGAATAAAAGAGAGGTGCAATAGCTAACACGTTGTTTGTAGCTTAGTTATATATAAATATTTTTATAGGAGGATAAATCATGAAGAACGGGCACTGGATGACGGCGAAAGACGTATTGAGGGTAAATTCCTTTAAATGGCCGGACAAGATAGGCATCAAGGATATGAATAAGGCGTATACCTTTAAGCAGTGGAATGATAGGTCATGCAGGCTTGCGAATGCGCTTGCTGATATGGGTTTGAAGAAGGGTGATAGGTTTGCAGTCCTTGCTTACAACTGTGTTGAATGGCTGGAGATTTATGCTGCTGCGGCAAAAGGCGGGTTTCTATGCGTACCCCTTATGTTCAGACTTGCACAGCCGGAGATGGAATACATCATCAATCACTGCGAGGCAAAGATTTTCATCGTTCAGGGTGGAAAGGACAGGGATGGAAA
It contains:
- a CDS encoding (Fe-S)-binding protein, with the translated sequence MEDLKELKKVEKYIDQCMKCGFCTFFCPVYQEERVETSVARGKNYLAKLALRGEQQFTDELGKIIGKCLLCKRCVANCPAKAQIDRVVVGARAQMVKNKGLGFIKNLVFRKVMANRKAFGNYVRLARAFQWLLPKTEGTIRHLPDFLKALGQGRNIPEIAKVFLRDIVKEVNKPQDGKEPKMRVGFFMGCATDFVYPELGLKVIDFLTKRGIEVIVPKGQSCCGAAIYFSGDFETGRMLADENVKAFKDVDYIVTACATCSSTLKDYQKYLPDNEEQQKRYEAFEKKVKDSTEFVIDVMKIPPEEFELKKEFEGKVATWHDPCHLVRYQDIKDQPRAILKGLKGLKYVEMPNADLCCGMGGSFSVYHYDITKKIAGKKMDGIKATGADIVVTACPGCMINLIDNVLQNKMPQKVYHLLELVE